In a genomic window of Deinococcus metalli:
- a CDS encoding AAA family ATPase: MPEFRHGLVVGKFAPLHRGHMLVLDRALAACDRVSVWVYSRPDFPDMPSPLRRGWLRELYPARLFPGLELLPDAPNPPLNTEPDAAHRAYVRGVLDGWGVRPDAVFTSEAYGEAFAASLGAAHVSVDAARVTVPVSGTALRADVHGLRHFLDPLVYATFVRRVVILGAESTGKSTLTRALAESLGTTWVREYGRDVYEREHGALSPEHFLEIARGHRALEAEAAATPGVHRWVVSDTDAATTLMWSYLLTGTALPELHALADACRRRYAHVFLCDTDLPHEQDGWRANTEVRAVQQAFIRQELHTRGVPFHDLRGTVPERVAQARAVLGE, encoded by the coding sequence TTGCCTGAGTTCCGGCATGGTCTGGTCGTGGGCAAGTTCGCGCCCCTGCACCGGGGCCACATGCTCGTGCTCGACCGGGCGCTGGCGGCGTGCGACCGGGTGAGCGTGTGGGTGTACTCGCGGCCCGACTTTCCTGATATGCCGTCGCCCCTGCGTCGCGGGTGGCTCCGCGAGCTGTACCCGGCGCGGCTGTTTCCAGGGCTGGAGCTGCTGCCAGACGCGCCGAACCCGCCGCTGAACACCGAGCCGGACGCGGCGCACCGCGCGTATGTCCGGGGCGTGCTGGACGGCTGGGGCGTGCGACCGGACGCAGTATTCACGTCGGAGGCTTACGGCGAGGCGTTCGCGGCGTCGCTGGGCGCGGCGCACGTGTCGGTGGACGCCGCGCGGGTGACTGTACCGGTCAGCGGGACGGCGCTGCGGGCGGACGTACACGGCCTGCGACACTTCCTCGATCCGCTGGTGTACGCGACGTTCGTGCGGCGGGTGGTGATCCTGGGCGCCGAGAGCACCGGCAAGAGCACCCTGACGCGGGCGCTGGCCGAATCGCTGGGCACCACGTGGGTGCGCGAGTACGGCCGCGACGTGTACGAGCGCGAACACGGCGCGCTGTCGCCGGAGCACTTCCTGGAGATCGCGCGGGGTCACCGGGCGCTGGAGGCCGAGGCGGCGGCCACGCCTGGCGTGCACCGCTGGGTGGTCAGCGACACGGACGCCGCGACCACGCTGATGTGGTCGTACCTGCTGACGGGCACCGCCCTGCCGGAGCTGCATGCCCTGGCGGACGCCTGCCGCCGCCGCTACGCACACGTCTTCCTGTGCGATACCGACCTGCCGCACGAGCAGGACGGCTGGCGCGCGAACACCGAGGTGCGCGCCGTGCAGCAGGCCTTCATCCGGCAGGAGCTGCACACACGTGGTGTGCCCTTCCACGACCTGCGCGGCACGGTGCCGGAGCGGGTCGCGCAGGCGCGGGCGGTGCTGGGGGAGTAA
- a CDS encoding class I SAM-dependent methyltransferase: MTPEDGHEQRNQRQFDNLAASYDRMGFLTLTAQFVADQVDVQAGQDVMDVMTGTGSVALALAAKTSGTVRVVGTDLSDGMLGMARTRAAGVENVSFVQADATALPFGDASFDVVVCASGLFFVPDMVAALREWRRVVRPGGAVLYSSFGPGLLGTLPGLWRGRLGAHGVTPGFPPLGRIPTLDAARELLVAAGLEDVTVTRTDVPYVLADVEQRWGDIEAGLEGQPLSALSPDSRARVEAEHRAELAPLFADGAVTVPLPVIVARGTRGQSAS, translated from the coding sequence ATGACGCCAGAAGACGGGCACGAACAGCGCAACCAGCGGCAGTTCGACAACCTCGCGGCCTCATACGACCGGATGGGATTTCTGACCCTGACCGCACAGTTCGTCGCGGATCAGGTGGACGTCCAGGCCGGGCAGGACGTGATGGACGTGATGACGGGCACAGGCAGCGTGGCCCTGGCGCTCGCGGCAAAGACCAGCGGGACGGTCCGCGTGGTGGGCACCGATCTGTCGGACGGCATGCTGGGGATGGCGCGCACGCGGGCAGCCGGCGTGGAGAACGTCTCCTTCGTGCAGGCGGACGCCACGGCCCTGCCGTTTGGTGACGCGTCGTTCGACGTGGTGGTGTGCGCCTCTGGCCTGTTCTTCGTCCCGGACATGGTCGCGGCGCTGCGGGAATGGCGGCGCGTGGTGCGGCCTGGGGGCGCGGTGCTGTACTCGTCGTTCGGGCCGGGCCTGCTGGGCACGCTGCCGGGCCTGTGGCGCGGGCGCCTGGGCGCCCACGGCGTCACGCCGGGCTTTCCACCGCTGGGCCGGATTCCCACCCTGGACGCCGCGCGTGAGCTGCTGGTCGCGGCGGGGCTGGAGGACGTGACTGTGACCCGGACGGACGTTCCGTATGTCCTGGCGGACGTGGAGCAGCGCTGGGGGGACATCGAGGCCGGGCTGGAGGGACAGCCGCTGTCGGCCCTCAGCCCGGACAGCCGCGCGCGGGTCGAGGCGGAACACCGTGCAGAGCTCGCGCCGCTATTCGCAGACGGCGCGGTCACGGTGCCGCTGCCAGTGATCGTCGCGCGCGGCACGCGTGGGCAGAGCGCTTCCTGA
- a CDS encoding aminotransferase class V-fold PLP-dependent enzyme, which translates to MTDPAHDPAPWAYETAAVQTAIPRGLGETIGFPIHAAAAFQFDTLEEAQEEFQVNGGLSYARLQNPTVRALETRVSALEGGAATVAVASGQAATLTSILSVCRAGDHVVSAASLFGGTTGMLTNILPLMGITATLVDGTPDAIRGAMRETTRLVWAEMISNPAGDVPDIAALADVAHGHGALLAIDNTCGGVGYLCRPLEHGADIVSQSLTKWAGGHGSVMGGSVTVGTRHDLSRTPIYTDGGEQSLLRVRGEHALAWRQRWLGAHQIGMTLAPHSAFLIAQGLETLALRVSRESATALALAQWLQAHPRVGKVSYPGLPDHRFHANAARQLPRGQGAVLTFEVPDPSAFLARVRVLRIAPNLGDVRTLVVHPWTTTHGRVPEAARHAAGVTPTTIRMSVGVEDLADLQADIEQAL; encoded by the coding sequence ATGACCGATCCTGCCCATGACCCCGCCCCCTGGGCCTACGAGACGGCCGCCGTCCAGACCGCCATTCCGCGCGGCCTGGGCGAGACCATCGGCTTTCCCATCCATGCCGCCGCCGCGTTCCAGTTCGACACGCTGGAAGAGGCGCAGGAGGAATTCCAGGTCAACGGCGGCCTGAGCTACGCCCGGTTGCAGAATCCCACGGTGCGCGCCCTGGAAACCCGCGTCAGTGCCCTGGAGGGCGGCGCGGCGACCGTGGCCGTGGCGAGCGGACAGGCGGCCACCCTGACCAGCATCCTGAGCGTGTGCCGCGCCGGGGACCACGTGGTCTCCGCCGCGAGTCTGTTCGGCGGCACCACCGGCATGCTCACCAACATCCTGCCGCTGATGGGCATCACCGCGACGCTGGTGGACGGCACGCCCGACGCCATCCGGGGTGCCATGCGCGAGACCACCCGCCTCGTGTGGGCCGAGATGATCAGCAACCCCGCCGGGGACGTGCCGGATATCGCCGCGCTGGCCGACGTCGCGCACGGGCACGGCGCGCTGCTGGCCATCGACAACACCTGCGGCGGCGTGGGCTACCTGTGCCGCCCGCTGGAGCACGGCGCGGACATCGTGTCGCAGTCCCTGACCAAGTGGGCGGGCGGACACGGCAGCGTGATGGGCGGCAGCGTGACCGTCGGCACGCGGCACGACCTGAGCCGCACGCCCATCTACACCGACGGCGGCGAGCAGAGCCTCCTGAGGGTGCGCGGCGAGCACGCCCTGGCGTGGCGTCAGCGCTGGCTGGGCGCTCACCAGATCGGCATGACGCTCGCCCCGCACTCCGCGTTCCTGATCGCGCAGGGTCTGGAGACGCTGGCCCTGCGCGTGTCGCGCGAGAGCGCCACCGCCCTGGCGCTGGCCCAGTGGCTCCAGGCGCACCCCCGCGTCGGGAAGGTCAGTTACCCCGGCCTGCCGGACCACCGCTTTCACGCCAACGCGGCGAGGCAACTGCCGCGCGGGCAGGGCGCCGTGCTGACCTTCGAGGTGCCGGACCCGTCCGCGTTCCTGGCGCGGGTGCGCGTGCTGCGCATCGCCCCGAACCTCGGTGACGTCCGCACGCTGGTCGTGCACCCGTGGACGACCACGCACGGCCGCGTGCCCGAAGCTGCCCGCCACGCGGCCGGCGTCACCCCCACCACCATCCGCATGAGCGTGGGCGTGGAAGACCTGGCGGACCTCCAGGCGGACATCGAACAGGCGTTGTAG
- a CDS encoding TM2 domain-containing protein, translating to MTNPDDKGGPERTPQQGAPSWVDEVLNAPTAPTRPAAAPTPPAASPSWVDDVMNAPQAAPAPRPAPAVTSPVGTPVTPAPQAASAWPEDLRIPEPAPRAAPTAPADTDWVSRATGAQAKDPVMPQGPYTAPAEPRSDFDSLGASARQAMQQVNSAISSGDVGQKKVIAGLLGIILGSLGVHKFYLGMTTPGLIMLGVNVGVWILALLLGLITLGVGLIVTVPLASLVSGAIGLLGLVEGIIYLTKSDADFEREYVIGKKAWL from the coding sequence ATGACGAACCCTGACGACAAAGGTGGCCCCGAACGGACTCCGCAGCAGGGCGCGCCCTCCTGGGTAGACGAGGTGCTGAACGCGCCCACGGCGCCCACCCGCCCCGCCGCGGCCCCCACGCCGCCCGCCGCCTCGCCCTCGTGGGTGGACGACGTGATGAACGCCCCTCAGGCGGCCCCGGCCCCCCGCCCGGCGCCCGCAGTGACGTCGCCCGTGGGGACGCCCGTCACGCCCGCGCCCCAGGCGGCGTCTGCATGGCCGGAAGACCTGAGGATTCCCGAGCCCGCGCCGCGCGCCGCGCCGACCGCGCCCGCCGACACCGACTGGGTCTCCCGGGCCACCGGCGCGCAGGCCAAAGACCCGGTCATGCCGCAGGGGCCGTACACGGCGCCGGCCGAGCCCCGCAGCGACTTCGACTCGCTGGGCGCGTCGGCCCGTCAGGCCATGCAGCAGGTGAATTCCGCGATCTCGTCCGGGGACGTGGGGCAGAAGAAGGTGATCGCGGGCCTGCTGGGCATCATCCTGGGCAGCCTGGGCGTGCACAAGTTCTACCTGGGCATGACCACGCCGGGCCTGATCATGCTGGGCGTGAACGTGGGCGTGTGGATCCTCGCGCTGCTGCTGGGCCTGATCACGCTGGGCGTGGGCCTGATCGTGACCGTGCCGCTGGCAAGCCTGGTGAGCGGCGCCATCGGTCTGCTGGGCCTGGTCGAGGGCATCATCTACCTGACCAAGTCCGACGCGGACTTTGAACGCGAATACGTGATCGGCAAGAAAGCCTGGCTGTAA
- a CDS encoding ATP-binding protein — MATSPVVAREPELAALSGALGRALGGQGQVRFVVGEAGSGKSSVVQAFLHEAQAGVPDLLCAVGQCDARTGAGDAYLPLREVLGVLTGTAAAASRALGDSKTSAQRLFEVSGKAIAEFGPDLVGLLVPGADLVFKIGTFATQAVWAEKLRRQAEREGPRQGVTQDQIFEQYTNVLLAMAREQPLLIVLDDLQWADAASLALLFRLGRRLEGSRILLIGTYRPDEVALGRGGERHPLEGAVNELQRYGGDITLDLDAARQRSGRAFVDALLDQEPNALDEDFRHALHAHTSGHPLFVAELLRAMQERGDLLVDAQGRWTPGAHLDWDTLPARIEAVIAERVARLSADLREALAVGSVEGEQFTAEVVARVRSVEARGLVRQLSGALDRQHQLVSALGLERAGTQRLARYSFRHGLFQRHLYAQLDAVERAYLHQDVGEALEALYGDGADAIAVPLAHHFLAAGDEPRARRYLRVAGQDAARRYAHDLALEYLTRALALIPADEGAERFGALLARQEVYSVLGRRAEERADLTALETLAAGLDDAHRARVALAQAGYANSTADLDAAAQAAQHAEALASAAGDQILLARALHLRGVAVNRQGDRATEAQTLLERALATARSVGSRRHEGRALLALGSLEDNSGQLDAADASYRAALDLFVALGDVQSEVNALNNLGSVARKRGDLDEAAALSARALGKARSIGDRRGEVYLLIGLGAQASARAEFAASQQSFEDALAVAEAIADARGCLLAHEGAGLSALRLGRYAAARVHLDAALAAARTLGDRVSESYELNNVAMVEHATGRYAAARAGYEASLELKRARNNRWAEGYTLAYVGLLEHHQGNHAAAEATSAHALDIARGLGALAEVASALTVRGHALAALGRADEASAAYREALELRRALRQPHLACEPLAGLARVALSAGGLASAREHVQDILGVLDAGGTLDSADEPLRVWLTCIRVLQAAGEPRAGLLLVGAHHRLQRLAAALPDDEARQDLWALPHHREVLDLWTTQER; from the coding sequence ATGGCCACGTCCCCTGTCGTCGCCCGTGAACCGGAACTCGCCGCCCTGAGCGGTGCCCTGGGCCGGGCGCTGGGCGGTCAGGGCCAGGTCCGCTTCGTCGTGGGCGAGGCCGGCAGCGGCAAATCGAGCGTGGTGCAGGCGTTCCTGCACGAAGCGCAGGCGGGCGTGCCGGACCTGCTGTGCGCGGTCGGCCAGTGCGACGCGCGCACCGGCGCGGGCGACGCCTACCTGCCCCTGCGGGAAGTGCTCGGCGTCCTGACCGGCACTGCGGCCGCTGCCAGCCGGGCGCTCGGCGACAGCAAGACCAGCGCGCAGCGCCTGTTCGAGGTGTCGGGCAAGGCGATCGCCGAGTTCGGCCCCGATCTGGTCGGCCTGCTCGTTCCCGGCGCCGATCTGGTCTTCAAGATCGGCACCTTCGCCACCCAGGCTGTGTGGGCCGAGAAACTGCGGCGTCAGGCCGAACGCGAGGGTCCGCGCCAGGGCGTGACCCAGGATCAGATCTTCGAGCAGTACACCAACGTCCTGCTGGCCATGGCACGCGAACAGCCGCTGCTGATCGTGCTGGACGACCTGCAGTGGGCCGACGCGGCCTCGCTGGCGCTGCTGTTCCGGCTGGGCCGCCGCCTGGAGGGCAGCCGGATCCTGCTGATCGGCACGTACCGGCCCGACGAGGTGGCGCTGGGCCGCGGCGGCGAGCGCCACCCGCTGGAGGGCGCGGTGAACGAACTGCAACGCTACGGCGGCGACATCACGCTCGATCTGGACGCGGCCCGTCAGCGTTCCGGCCGCGCCTTCGTGGACGCCCTGCTCGACCAGGAACCCAACGCGCTGGACGAGGACTTCCGGCACGCGCTGCACGCGCACACCAGCGGCCACCCGCTGTTCGTGGCCGAGCTGCTGCGGGCCATGCAGGAACGCGGTGATCTGCTCGTGGACGCCCAGGGCCGCTGGACACCGGGCGCCCACCTCGACTGGGACACCCTGCCTGCCCGGATCGAGGCCGTGATCGCCGAGCGCGTCGCGCGCCTGAGTGCCGATCTGCGCGAGGCCCTGGCGGTGGGCAGCGTGGAGGGAGAGCAGTTCACGGCCGAGGTCGTGGCGCGGGTGCGCTCGGTCGAGGCGCGCGGTCTGGTACGTCAGCTCAGCGGAGCGCTTGACCGGCAGCACCAGCTGGTCAGCGCCCTTGGCCTGGAGCGGGCCGGCACGCAGCGGCTGGCCCGCTACAGCTTCCGGCACGGCCTGTTCCAGCGCCACCTCTACGCCCAGCTGGACGCGGTCGAGCGGGCGTACCTGCACCAGGACGTGGGCGAGGCCCTGGAAGCGCTGTACGGGGACGGTGCCGACGCCATCGCGGTGCCGCTGGCGCACCATTTCCTGGCGGCCGGCGACGAGCCCAGGGCGCGGCGTTACCTGCGCGTGGCCGGCCAGGACGCGGCGAGACGCTACGCCCACGACCTCGCCCTGGAGTACTTGACCCGCGCGCTGGCCCTGATTCCGGCGGACGAGGGCGCCGAACGCTTCGGCGCGCTGCTGGCCCGCCAGGAGGTGTACAGCGTGCTGGGCCGGCGCGCCGAGGAGCGGGCCGACCTGACAGCCCTGGAGACGCTGGCGGCCGGCCTGGACGACGCCCACCGGGCGCGAGTCGCCCTGGCACAGGCCGGGTATGCCAACAGCACCGCGGATCTGGACGCGGCGGCGCAGGCCGCCCAGCACGCCGAGGCGCTGGCGAGCGCGGCGGGCGACCAGATCCTGCTGGCCCGGGCGCTGCACCTGCGGGGGGTGGCCGTCAACCGCCAGGGTGACCGGGCCACGGAGGCGCAGACCCTGCTGGAGCGCGCCCTGGCCACCGCGCGCAGCGTCGGCAGCCGTCGGCACGAGGGCCGGGCCCTGCTCGCGCTCGGCAGCCTGGAAGACAACTCCGGGCAGCTGGACGCGGCCGACGCCAGCTACCGGGCCGCCCTCGACCTCTTCGTGGCCCTGGGGGACGTGCAGTCCGAGGTCAATGCCCTGAACAACCTGGGCAGTGTGGCCCGCAAGCGCGGCGACCTAGACGAGGCCGCCGCGCTGTCTGCCCGGGCGCTGGGCAAGGCGCGTTCCATCGGCGACCGGCGGGGCGAGGTGTATCTGCTGATCGGTCTGGGCGCTCAGGCCAGCGCGCGGGCCGAGTTCGCGGCCTCCCAGCAGTCGTTCGAGGACGCGCTGGCCGTTGCCGAGGCGATCGCCGATGCCCGCGGCTGCCTGCTGGCCCACGAGGGCGCCGGCCTGAGCGCCCTGCGGCTGGGGAGGTACGCGGCGGCCCGCGTTCATCTGGACGCGGCGCTGGCGGCCGCGCGCACGCTGGGCGACCGGGTGTCCGAGAGTTACGAGCTGAACAACGTGGCCATGGTGGAGCACGCCACCGGCCGGTACGCGGCGGCGCGGGCCGGCTACGAGGCGTCCCTGGAACTCAAGCGCGCCAGGAACAACCGCTGGGCCGAGGGCTACACGCTGGCGTACGTGGGCCTGCTGGAGCACCACCAGGGGAACCACGCCGCCGCCGAGGCCACGAGCGCCCACGCGCTGGACATCGCCCGCGGGCTGGGGGCGCTGGCGGAAGTCGCCAGCGCCCTGACCGTGCGGGGCCACGCCCTGGCCGCGCTGGGACGCGCCGACGAAGCGTCGGCCGCATACCGTGAGGCCCTGGAACTGCGCCGCGCGCTGCGGCAACCGCACCTGGCGTGCGAGCCGCTGGCCGGTCTGGCGCGTGTGGCGCTGTCGGCGGGGGGTCTGGCCAGCGCCCGGGAACACGTCCAGGACATCCTGGGGGTTCTGGACGCCGGCGGCACGCTGGACAGCGCCGACGAGCCGCTGCGGGTGTGGCTGACGTGCATCCGGGTGCTCCAGGCCGCCGGTGAGCCCAGGGCCGGACTCCTGCTTGTCGGAGCGCACCACCGCCTGCAGCGTCTGGCCGCCGCCCTGCCGGACGACGAGGCCCGGCAAGACCTGTGGGCGCTGCCCCACCACCGCGAGGTGCTGGACCTGTGGACGACGCAGGAGCGCTGA
- the mscL gene encoding large conductance mechanosensitive channel protein MscL translates to MISGFQKFLLRGNLIDLAVGVLIGAAFGKVVDTFTKGIIMPIIGIFGGVPNFDALKFTINKSEFMYGTFLTSLISFVITAAIIYFFVIVPFNALMDRFKREEKPAVAEPSNEEKLLAEIRDALRARP, encoded by the coding sequence ATGATCAGCGGATTCCAGAAATTCCTACTGCGCGGCAACCTCATTGACCTGGCCGTCGGCGTGCTGATCGGCGCGGCCTTCGGCAAGGTCGTGGACACGTTTACTAAGGGCATCATCATGCCCATCATCGGGATCTTCGGGGGCGTGCCCAACTTCGATGCCCTGAAGTTCACCATCAATAAGAGCGAGTTCATGTACGGCACCTTTCTCACGTCGCTGATCAGCTTCGTCATCACTGCCGCAATCATCTACTTCTTCGTGATCGTGCCGTTCAACGCCCTGATGGACCGCTTCAAGCGCGAAGAGAAACCCGCCGTCGCCGAGCCCAGCAACGAGGAGAAGCTGCTGGCCGAGATCCGCGACGCGCTGCGCGCACGTCCCTGA
- the nth gene encoding endonuclease III gives MTRSAVTTRVPAGARTRAPLVLAALEAAYPDARTELAFTTPFELLVATVLSAQATDVSVNAATPALFARYPDAHAMSAATPEDIEPLIRSIGLYRGKARNLAALARLLVERHGGDVPNDFDAVVALPGAGRKTANVVLSNAYGYPAIAVDTHVGRLARRLGLSAQTNPDRVEADLQKLFPRERWVFLHHALILHGRRVCQARTPDCAACSMRGFCPQVGVDRHT, from the coding sequence GTGACCCGCTCCGCCGTGACCACCCGCGTGCCAGCCGGCGCCCGGACCCGCGCTCCGCTGGTGCTGGCCGCGCTCGAGGCCGCGTACCCGGACGCCCGCACCGAACTGGCCTTCACCACGCCCTTCGAACTGCTGGTCGCCACGGTGCTCAGCGCGCAGGCCACGGACGTCAGTGTGAACGCCGCCACACCCGCCCTGTTCGCGCGCTACCCGGACGCCCACGCCATGAGCGCGGCCACGCCGGAGGACATCGAACCGCTGATCCGCAGCATCGGCCTGTACCGCGGCAAGGCGCGGAACCTGGCGGCGCTGGCGCGGCTGCTGGTCGAGCGCCACGGCGGCGACGTGCCGAACGATTTCGACGCCGTGGTGGCGCTGCCCGGCGCGGGCCGCAAGACCGCGAATGTGGTCCTCAGCAACGCCTACGGCTACCCCGCCATTGCAGTGGACACGCACGTGGGCCGCCTGGCCCGGCGGCTGGGCCTCAGCGCGCAGACCAACCCGGACCGCGTGGAGGCTGACCTGCAGAAACTCTTCCCGCGGGAGCGCTGGGTGTTCCTGCACCACGCGCTGATCCTGCACGGCCGCCGGGTCTGCCAGGCGCGCACGCCGGACTGCGCAGCGTGCTCCATGCGCGGTTTCTGCCCGCAGGTGGGCGTGGACCGGCACACCTGA
- a CDS encoding nicotinamide mononucleotide transporter family protein yields MNVFGLEIPPLLLDLSGGVCVLVSLYFLWSKSSVYWHWSNLSLLPYFLLFLSGGQWMLAGLQVTYLLFGIHGLYLWHLEGRRSRGEVRFNEPLWYGVTWVASVAIFAYTVAVTDFSAAWNGVQFVAVTLSLVANFGTTRRWAWSWPVWIVVNAVQAVYFWHAAYWVLFALQFVLAGMSVHGWRAWRRDERRAVTFA; encoded by the coding sequence GTGAACGTGTTCGGCCTGGAGATTCCCCCGCTGCTGCTCGACCTGTCGGGCGGCGTGTGCGTGCTGGTCAGCCTGTACTTCCTGTGGTCGAAGTCCAGCGTGTACTGGCACTGGAGCAACCTGTCGCTGCTGCCGTACTTCCTGCTGTTCCTGAGCGGCGGGCAGTGGATGCTGGCGGGCTTGCAGGTCACGTACCTGCTGTTCGGTATTCACGGGCTGTACCTGTGGCACCTGGAGGGGCGGCGCTCGCGGGGAGAGGTGCGCTTCAACGAGCCGCTGTGGTACGGGGTGACGTGGGTGGCGAGCGTGGCGATCTTCGCGTACACCGTGGCGGTCACGGACTTCTCGGCGGCGTGGAATGGGGTGCAGTTCGTGGCGGTGACGTTGTCGCTGGTGGCGAACTTCGGCACCACGCGCCGCTGGGCGTGGTCGTGGCCGGTGTGGATCGTGGTGAATGCCGTGCAGGCGGTGTACTTCTGGCACGCGGCGTACTGGGTGCTGTTCGCGCTCCAGTTCGTGCTGGCCGGCATGAGCGTGCACGGCTGGCGCGCGTGGCGGCGCGACGAGCGGCGGGCGGTCACGTTTGCCTGA
- a CDS encoding NADAR family protein: MEPILFYATDKPYGEFSNFSRHPVVLDGIEWPTSEHYFQAQKFAGTPHAEELRAQPTPMLAAQMGRRRDLPLRPDWNAVKDDVMRAALHAKFTQHPELRALLLGTGDAVLIEHTRNDTYWADGGNGSGRNRLGELLMELRGQLREEA; the protein is encoded by the coding sequence GTGGAACCGATCCTCTTCTACGCGACTGACAAACCCTACGGGGAGTTCAGCAATTTCAGCCGGCACCCCGTCGTGCTGGACGGCATCGAGTGGCCGACGTCCGAGCATTACTTCCAAGCGCAGAAGTTCGCCGGGACGCCGCACGCCGAGGAGTTGCGCGCCCAGCCGACGCCGATGCTGGCGGCGCAGATGGGCCGGCGGCGCGACCTGCCCCTGCGCCCGGACTGGAATGCCGTGAAGGACGACGTGATGCGCGCGGCGCTGCACGCGAAGTTCACGCAGCATCCGGAGTTGCGGGCGCTGCTGCTGGGCACCGGGGACGCCGTGCTGATCGAGCACACGCGCAACGATACGTACTGGGCCGACGGTGGGAACGGATCGGGCCGCAACCGCCTGGGCGAGCTGCTGATGGAACTGCGCGGGCAATTGCGGGAGGAAGCGTGA